The Fusobacterium perfoetens genome has a segment encoding these proteins:
- the ade gene encoding adenine deaminase, whose product MNKLERRKLIETALGKREADLKIENANLVNVFSGEIYSASIYLCGEYIADTVESKNDTNKPAKKIIDLKGKYLAPGFIDSHLHIESSHLTPYHFAEAVIPKGTTTIVADPHEIGNALGEEGIDYMLNASENLPMNQYFLIPSCVPSVVGLETTGAEFNSEIIDKMLDKERVLGLGEIMDYIGVINSDKRMEDIIDVAYQKNKFLQGHAPEVTGNDLSAYLCGGPVSCHEVRNGFHAKEKIRKGMTVDARESSISKNITSIVENIKDFKSPRNFTLCTDDREPKDILEKGHINDCIRTAVKAGLDPIEAVRAVTLNTAQVYNLEKLGAIAPGYKADMVVFDNLKDFNVETVFFKGKIVAENNKMVAEIIKPSLETENKNTVTVKDFKADDFRIKAPIENGTMEIIGMEYISRERSVTRRKVFTVNVKNGYIDLQGTELNFVAVVNRYPENDNIALAVVENFYLEKGAVGTTYSHDSHNLTIIYNKAEDAEIICKRASESGGGVFVAEEGKIIDEVLFPIGGMLSKKPAKELSVDIERMNNLLKEYGIRTDSPVTRPSTLALIVIPDVKMSDLGLVDVVKQEVIKQF is encoded by the coding sequence ATGAACAAGTTAGAAAGAAGAAAATTAATAGAAACTGCTCTTGGAAAAAGGGAAGCTGACCTTAAAATTGAAAATGCTAATCTTGTAAATGTTTTTTCAGGGGAAATTTATTCTGCAAGTATATATCTTTGTGGAGAATATATAGCAGATACAGTGGAAAGTAAAAATGACACAAATAAACCAGCAAAAAAAATTATAGATTTAAAAGGAAAATATTTAGCACCAGGATTTATTGATTCACATCTTCATATTGAAAGTAGTCATTTAACTCCGTACCATTTTGCTGAGGCAGTCATTCCAAAAGGAACTACAACAATAGTAGCTGATCCTCATGAAATAGGAAATGCACTTGGAGAAGAAGGAATTGACTATATGCTTAATGCCTCTGAAAATCTTCCAATGAACCAATATTTTTTAATTCCTTCTTGTGTGCCTTCTGTTGTAGGACTTGAAACAACAGGAGCAGAATTTAATTCTGAAATAATTGATAAAATGCTTGATAAAGAAAGAGTTCTTGGACTTGGGGAGATAATGGACTATATAGGTGTTATTAACTCTGATAAAAGAATGGAAGACATTATAGATGTAGCTTATCAAAAAAATAAATTTCTTCAAGGACATGCACCTGAGGTAACAGGAAATGATTTATCTGCTTATCTTTGTGGAGGACCTGTATCATGCCATGAGGTGAGAAATGGTTTTCATGCTAAAGAAAAAATAAGAAAAGGAATGACAGTTGATGCGAGAGAAAGTTCTATCAGCAAAAATATTACATCAATAGTTGAAAATATAAAAGATTTTAAATCTCCAAGAAATTTTACTTTATGTACAGATGACAGAGAACCTAAAGATATTCTTGAGAAAGGACATATAAATGATTGTATAAGAACAGCTGTAAAAGCAGGGCTTGATCCTATTGAAGCTGTGAGAGCTGTAACTTTAAATACTGCTCAAGTATATAACCTTGAAAAACTTGGTGCTATAGCTCCGGGATATAAGGCAGATATGGTTGTTTTTGATAATCTTAAAGATTTTAATGTTGAAACAGTTTTCTTTAAAGGAAAAATTGTGGCAGAAAATAATAAAATGGTTGCAGAAATTATCAAACCATCTCTTGAAACAGAAAATAAAAACACTGTAACTGTAAAAGATTTTAAAGCTGATGATTTTAGAATAAAAGCTCCTATTGAAAATGGAACTATGGAAATTATAGGAATGGAATATATAAGCAGAGAGCGTTCTGTAACAAGAAGAAAAGTATTTACTGTAAATGTAAAAAATGGATATATTGACCTTCAAGGGACAGAACTTAATTTTGTAGCTGTTGTAAATAGATATCCTGAAAATGATAATATTGCTTTAGCTGTTGTGGAAAATTTTTATCTTGAAAAAGGAGCAGTGGGAACTACTTATTCACATGATTCACATAATTTAACTATTATTTATAATAAAGCAGAAGATGCTGAAATTATATGTAAAAGAGCTTCTGAATCAGGAGGAGGAGTTTTTGTTGCTGAAGAGGGAAAAATTATTGATGAAGTTTTATTCCCTATAGGAGGTATGCTTTCTAAAAAGCCAGCAAAAGAGTTAAGTGTTGATATTGAAAGAATGAATAATCTTCTTAAAGAATATGGCATAAGAACTGACAGTCCTGTTACAAGACCAAGTACATTGGCACTTATTGTTATTCCAGATGTAAAGATGAGTGATTTAGGACTTGTTGATGTTGTTAAACAAGAAGTAATCAAACAATTTTAA